In Candidatus Berkelbacteria bacterium, the following are encoded in one genomic region:
- the ftsE gene encoding cell division ATP-binding protein FtsE: MKEVLHIGSTLPTTQPEDNSTQSPIIELRNVTKQYPRNTALKEVTLVIFDGEFICLVGQSGVGKTTLIKLLTCQESPTKGQVFVAGRNLADLRNREIPLYRRKIGVVFQDFKLLPQKTVWENVAFALEVCGVSAADVQRRTDRVIDLVGLGRRKSSYPNELSGGERQRAAIARALVHSPKILIADEPTGNLDPINTWEIIELLYRINSRGTTVILATHNRQVVDRMQKRVVLMKSGKVISDQKSGRYVI; the protein is encoded by the coding sequence ATGAAGGAAGTACTACACATTGGTTCAACCTTACCGACAACTCAGCCAGAAGATAATTCCACGCAGAGTCCAATCATTGAGTTGCGTAACGTTACCAAACAATACCCGCGCAACACCGCCCTCAAGGAAGTCACGCTGGTTATCTTCGACGGTGAATTTATCTGCCTCGTTGGCCAGAGTGGCGTTGGCAAAACGACACTGATTAAGCTCCTGACGTGCCAAGAGAGTCCGACAAAAGGCCAGGTTTTTGTAGCTGGACGAAATCTCGCCGATTTGCGGAACCGCGAGATACCGCTTTACCGACGTAAAATCGGGGTTGTCTTCCAAGATTTCAAGCTGTTACCTCAAAAAACTGTCTGGGAAAACGTCGCTTTTGCCCTTGAAGTTTGCGGCGTTTCCGCCGCTGATGTTCAGCGCCGAACCGATCGCGTAATCGACCTGGTCGGCTTAGGAAGACGAAAAAGCAGTTACCCCAATGAGCTTTCAGGGGGCGAGCGCCAGCGGGCCGCCATCGCTCGCGCGTTAGTTCATTCTCCTAAAATTTTGATCGCCGACGAGCCTACTGGCAACCTTGACCCGATTAACACTTGGGAGATTATTGAGCTGCTATACCGTATCAATTCTCGCGGCACAACCGTCATACTTGCCACTCACAACCGCCAAGTCGTTGACCGGATGCAAAAGCGGGTCGTTTTGATGAAGTCGGGTAAAGTTATTAGCGACCAAAAGTCGGGGCGTTATGTCATCTAG
- a CDS encoding CHAP domain-containing protein → MFGGVTRLRILPVIFAALILLVPSVVSAETLDELLRQQNELRNQQQQKEQQLKQKESEGQNLAEDIDDLESSIGYTQGRINDTESQISVTSAVIAKLSEEITNEQGTLDKLQERLRVAYVALYQLSRTSPTEMMAQGDDVSDIVSHEMYVQAIQDQLQKDITSSSQLLSNLGQKKTESESQNQDLSKLKNRLAADRTHLDRQRNQKESFLAATQRDQAKLQSDLEKLKSQQENLSAEIYEARRQMGAGETTTGGTGGYPYYNQCGGVDFWLFYKCQCTSYAAWKFLRNTGLVFYNTRPGQGSAWNWPALAADQGYTVSGNPQVGDIVSWPKGNNMPYGHVAIVTAVHGGLIDVDEYNWTAAEKFDHRANVDPRRYGSPSYIRP, encoded by the coding sequence ATGTTTGGAGGGGTGACCCGACTCAGAATCTTGCCAGTTATTTTTGCCGCTCTTATTTTGTTGGTGCCAAGCGTTGTTAGCGCCGAGACTCTCGACGAGCTACTGCGACAACAGAACGAGCTACGTAATCAACAACAGCAGAAGGAGCAGCAGCTTAAGCAAAAAGAGTCAGAAGGCCAGAACCTCGCTGAAGATATTGACGACCTAGAGAGCAGCATCGGTTACACCCAAGGACGAATCAATGACACAGAAAGCCAGATATCAGTTACTTCGGCGGTAATTGCCAAACTCTCAGAAGAAATCACTAACGAACAAGGTACGTTGGATAAGCTTCAAGAACGACTGCGAGTGGCGTACGTCGCGTTATATCAGCTGTCTCGCACTAGCCCGACAGAAATGATGGCTCAGGGTGACGACGTATCTGACATCGTTTCTCACGAGATGTATGTCCAAGCAATTCAAGACCAGCTGCAGAAAGACATTACTTCCTCAAGCCAGCTACTAAGTAACCTCGGCCAGAAAAAAACTGAGAGCGAGAGCCAGAATCAAGACCTCTCTAAACTGAAGAACAGGCTGGCAGCTGACAGAACCCACCTAGACCGGCAACGCAATCAGAAAGAGAGCTTCCTTGCCGCTACCCAGCGCGATCAGGCCAAACTTCAGTCCGATCTGGAGAAGCTGAAAAGCCAGCAGGAGAACCTCTCGGCCGAGATTTATGAGGCACGACGTCAAATGGGCGCGGGAGAAACAACGACTGGCGGAACCGGCGGTTATCCGTACTACAACCAATGTGGCGGAGTTGATTTCTGGCTGTTCTACAAGTGCCAGTGTACTTCTTATGCCGCTTGGAAATTCTTACGAAATACCGGGCTGGTCTTCTACAACACTCGCCCAGGTCAGGGAAGCGCTTGGAACTGGCCTGCACTTGCCGCCGATCAAGGCTACACCGTCTCCGGTAATCCGCAGGTAGGTGACATCGTGTCATGGCCAAAAGGAAATAACATGCCTTACGGTCACGTGGCAATTGTGACCGCCGTGCATGGCGGCCTGATAGACGTTGACGAATACAACTGGACGGCGGCAGAGAAGTTTGACCATCGCGCCAATGTTGACCCTCGCCGCTACGGATCACCGAGCTACATCCGGCCGTAA
- a CDS encoding PH domain-containing protein — protein sequence MPHLIEETIDTNDEAFLYLNLHPGEQIQLIVRHHWAGFLGTLMLVLGMALVPILMIVAASLLDGLDIESIVPIVVLFISGFFIFLLTFLFGAWINFYYDIVFITNNRILNVDQKGLLARGTSELPLLQVQNVSAQVEGFLQTTFNYGTLIIETAGAGTSDDPHRPGLQGYFTIHDLPDPNRLARIIIEFHHKAEAEDEG from the coding sequence ATGCCTCACTTAATCGAAGAAACTATCGACACCAACGACGAAGCCTTTCTGTATTTGAATCTCCATCCCGGCGAGCAGATTCAGCTGATAGTCCGTCACCATTGGGCGGGGTTCTTAGGAACGTTAATGCTAGTGCTCGGTATGGCTCTCGTACCGATCCTAATGATTGTCGCCGCCTCGTTACTCGATGGTCTGGACATCGAAAGCATCGTGCCGATTGTGGTGTTGTTCATTTCTGGCTTCTTTATATTTTTACTGACCTTTTTGTTCGGCGCATGGATTAACTTCTATTACGACATCGTCTTCATTACCAACAACCGTATCTTGAACGTCGACCAGAAGGGTTTACTAGCCCGGGGCACCTCCGAACTACCGCTACTACAAGTCCAGAACGTCAGCGCCCAAGTTGAGGGCTTCCTCCAGACCACCTTTAATTACGGCACGCTAATAATCGAAACGGCTGGCGCTGGTACAAGTGACGACCCGCACCGCCCAGGTCTGCAAGGATACTTTACGATCCACGACCTGCCCGACCCTAATCGCTTAGCGCGGATAATTATTGAGTTCCACCATAAAGCCGAGGCGGAGGATGAGGGCTAG
- the greA gene encoding transcription elongation factor GreA has protein sequence MMKREILITQEGLDKLQSELKELVDVRRPDVIGRIKSAKELGDLSENAEYSSAKDEQSFIEGRIQELEDVIKHAKVVADGKGDGKTIQIGSSVTVEVEGENDKFEIVGPAESDPASGRISTDSPVGQALMGRKEKETVKVNTPDGDVAYKIVSIA, from the coding sequence ATTATGAAAAGAGAGATACTGATTACTCAAGAGGGCCTAGATAAACTCCAAAGCGAGCTCAAAGAACTCGTCGACGTTCGTCGTCCTGATGTTATCGGTCGTATTAAGTCAGCCAAGGAATTGGGCGACTTGTCAGAGAACGCTGAGTACTCTTCCGCCAAGGACGAGCAGTCTTTCATCGAAGGACGCATTCAAGAGCTTGAAGACGTCATCAAGCACGCCAAAGTGGTGGCTGATGGTAAAGGTGACGGCAAAACTATTCAAATTGGCTCAAGTGTCACTGTTGAGGTCGAGGGTGAGAACGACAAGTTTGAGATCGTCGGACCAGCCGAATCAGACCCAGCGAGTGGCCGAATTTCCACCGACTCACCTGTTGGCCAAGCTTTGATGGGCCGCAAAGAGAAGGAGACCGTTAAGGTCAATACACCGGACGGTGACGTCGCTTATAAGATAGTTTCCATCGCTTAG
- a CDS encoding PAS domain S-box protein, with the protein MSAKQVTALPPWEKLLQRLHVGDASILPGSREYSLIKLITDTRVDLREMFGKLVLALSRLLSANAVFIVRSTPTSIALVAGTLNRERALNLLESAFIHRLTSARDSVVKTIPVGEKKLRAKYRYAYCLPLGERRNGFQIVLLSQAELSNAENNTMQLIQRVLALRVRISGMAEQLAREAESLSLLTHHLSEGMAVLDANLNVTLWNRPMQRLTGYSPREATGKPYQAVFRRDQEADWLKDLMNIYLSTPLRNVFNREFEIISRDGKRCWVNVSGSFMRQAEDRIVQTILIVRDVTQLKAQEERKNEFISIATHELRTPITAIKGYLSLLSRDETGLTDSQKTYLRRAAEANNRLAGLAEDLLRTVQIEEDRLSINLRPVNLREILNRVTRDLKTKAEGKGIAFSYVPPGFEAWVTADEEKLHQVFTNLIDNALKYTNKGSVRVYLDKFETNGEPRIIVHIQDTGIGISSKNYDVIFEKFRRTHNTAQIRESGAGLGLFIVKSFVEKQGGKISVNSRMGRGTTFSVQFPATENPKPLN; encoded by the coding sequence ATGAGCGCAAAACAGGTTACGGCTCTACCCCCGTGGGAGAAACTACTACAACGCCTTCACGTGGGAGACGCGAGTATTCTTCCTGGCAGCCGTGAATATTCTTTGATAAAACTCATCACCGATACTCGAGTTGATCTCAGGGAAATGTTCGGAAAATTGGTGCTCGCTTTGTCGCGTCTCTTATCGGCAAACGCGGTTTTTATCGTGAGGAGCACCCCAACCTCCATTGCTCTGGTGGCCGGGACGCTCAATCGTGAGCGAGCGTTAAACCTCCTGGAGTCGGCGTTCATTCATCGACTAACTAGCGCTAGAGATAGCGTCGTGAAAACCATTCCGGTCGGGGAGAAGAAGCTTCGCGCCAAGTATCGCTACGCCTATTGCCTCCCGCTTGGCGAGCGCCGCAACGGTTTTCAGATTGTTCTACTTAGCCAGGCGGAGCTAAGCAACGCCGAGAACAATACAATGCAACTTATTCAACGAGTCCTCGCTCTCAGAGTCAGAATAAGTGGTATGGCGGAGCAGCTAGCAAGAGAGGCGGAGAGCCTAAGCTTGCTTACGCACCATCTTAGCGAGGGTATGGCGGTCCTTGACGCGAACCTGAACGTCACGCTGTGGAACCGGCCAATGCAGCGGTTAACAGGCTACTCTCCTCGCGAGGCAACCGGTAAGCCTTATCAAGCGGTCTTCCGTCGGGATCAAGAGGCCGACTGGCTGAAAGACCTGATGAATATCTACCTCTCAACGCCTTTAAGGAATGTTTTCAATCGAGAGTTTGAGATAATTAGCCGCGACGGTAAACGATGTTGGGTCAATGTTTCAGGTTCGTTTATGCGCCAAGCGGAAGATAGAATAGTTCAAACGATTCTGATAGTCAGAGACGTCACCCAGCTCAAGGCTCAAGAGGAGCGAAAAAATGAGTTTATCTCTATCGCTACCCACGAACTACGGACGCCGATTACAGCTATTAAGGGCTATTTGAGCCTGCTCTCAAGAGACGAAACGGGCTTAACCGATTCGCAGAAGACCTACTTGCGCCGCGCCGCCGAGGCTAATAATCGTTTAGCCGGCCTAGCCGAAGACTTATTGCGTACCGTTCAAATTGAAGAGGATCGTTTGAGCATTAATTTACGGCCAGTGAATCTTAGAGAGATCTTGAACAGAGTGACGCGTGATCTCAAAACCAAAGCTGAAGGTAAGGGCATTGCCTTTAGCTATGTTCCCCCGGGTTTTGAGGCGTGGGTAACTGCCGACGAAGAAAAGCTGCACCAGGTATTCACGAACTTGATTGATAACGCTCTCAAGTACACAAACAAGGGGTCGGTCAGGGTCTACCTAGACAAATTTGAAACGAACGGCGAGCCGCGCATTATCGTCCATATTCAGGACACGGGAATTGGAATAAGTTCCAAAAACTACGATGTGATTTTCGAGAAGTTCCGTCGTACTCACAACACTGCCCAAATCCGAGAATCAGGAGCGGGTTTAGGACTTTTTATAGTTAAGTCATTTGTAGAAAAACAAGGTGGAAAAATAAGTGTGAATAGTAGAATGGGCAGAGGAACAACCTTCTCGGTGCAGTTCCCGGCGACGGAGAATCCTAAGCCACTAAATTAA
- a CDS encoding tetratricopeptide repeat protein → MTVNFEDLFEQAWRIEMSGHVTDAVAAYRDIAELSREDHDRPHHMKAILGAGRSAAMAISPDARSYYRDSLALFSEGLQEAIQLQDQVATGVIYHEMARAADAAADFASAAVFFQKALETLEKNEAIGELAATYADLGSHLSRLGQLDGSIQMLEKALSLFNKEPLSGFYQARARVDFAITKLRKEDFDSAKRYLEEAISWFEADHGRDRYTHDLARTQGLMAIISRRSGDGEAGRRSQAKSDRSLKDLEAIVASRIQTELRLLERV, encoded by the coding sequence ATGACGGTCAATTTCGAAGATCTCTTTGAGCAAGCTTGGCGCATTGAAATGAGCGGCCACGTTACTGACGCGGTGGCGGCATATCGAGATATCGCCGAGTTGAGTAGAGAAGATCACGACCGTCCTCATCATATGAAAGCGATACTCGGCGCTGGCCGTAGCGCTGCAATGGCAATTTCTCCTGATGCGAGAAGCTACTACCGCGACTCCTTGGCTTTATTTTCAGAAGGACTCCAAGAAGCTATCCAGCTGCAGGACCAGGTTGCTACCGGGGTAATCTACCACGAGATGGCCCGAGCTGCGGACGCCGCGGCCGATTTTGCAAGCGCCGCAGTTTTCTTTCAGAAAGCGCTCGAAACGCTAGAGAAAAACGAGGCGATAGGCGAGCTTGCAGCCACTTACGCCGACTTAGGTAGCCATTTAAGTCGCCTCGGGCAGCTGGATGGATCAATTCAAATGCTCGAAAAAGCTCTCAGCCTTTTTAATAAGGAGCCGCTCTCAGGGTTTTATCAGGCGCGAGCGCGAGTGGATTTCGCGATAACAAAGCTGCGCAAAGAAGATTTTGATTCTGCTAAGCGATATCTGGAAGAGGCGATTAGCTGGTTCGAGGCTGATCACGGCAGGGATCGTTACACTCACGACCTAGCACGTACCCAGGGTTTGATGGCAATCATCAGTCGCCGATCGGGTGATGGCGAAGCGGGTAGGAGATCGCAAGCTAAAAGCGATCGATCCCTTAAAGACCTGGAGGCGATTGTGGCTAGTCGGATTCAAACAGAACTCCGCTTACTCGAGCGAGTTTGA
- the secA gene encoding preprotein translocase subunit SecA, producing the protein MMGFLSRVFGDPNQKEVGRFTGFVNKVNSLEAELEKLSDEELKNTSLNLKEEISQQARVIWDSAQVIDDRPERNKQLKKALNELLEPYEARAFALVREASKRAIGLRHYDVQIIGGAVLHQGQIAEMKTGEGKTLVASLALYLNALTGLGAHLVTVNDYLARRDAGWIGPIYDFLGLTVGVIGPQFALIYDTKFTSEEDNERLKHLRPCAKQDAYRADITYGTNNEFGFDYLRDNMAQDPTQLAQRELAYAIVDEVDSILIDEARTPLIISAASSESADLYAQFAVHIKQLKKDIDYKTDEKARTSSLEPSGIHKLEQLLGVPNLYDPENVRLVHHADVSLRAEALFAKNRDYVVKDGEVIIVDEFTGRMLQGRRYSGGLHQAIEAKEKVNIKEESVTLATITFQNLFRLYGKLAGMTGTAVTEAEEFSKIYGLEVVTIPTHRPNQRIDREDAIYKSEGAKFNAVAKDIQAINATGQPILIGTVSVAKSERLSRILKNLKVPHTVLNAKHHQKEGEIIAQAGRLGAVTVATNMAGRGVDIILGGAAPASTASDKDIETWEKAHQDVLELGGLFVVATERHESRRIDNQLRGRSGRQGDPGASQFYLSMEDDLMRIFGGDRMKGLMERLNMPDEVAIHNKLLSRAIEQAQSKVETHNFEIRKHLVEYDDVMNKHREAIYRSRHRVLHAKSPEAAEQLHASIMESMSQEEGEEYKKKIKDWQPELLFSVERAVTLRAIDVLWVEHLGTMEDLRESIGLRAHGQRDPLVEYKQEAYNLFTLLQQNINSQIREMLLHVQIEPQAPPPTVETGQPRTVLSGPDKGEDKLPATKSDLKVGRNDPCPCGAVNPETGRPYKYKNCGLVNAPHHRG; encoded by the coding sequence TTGATGGGTTTTCTTTCGCGGGTTTTTGGTGACCCAAATCAAAAGGAAGTCGGCCGATTTACTGGCTTTGTCAACAAAGTCAACTCACTCGAAGCAGAGCTGGAGAAGCTCAGTGACGAGGAGCTGAAAAATACTTCGCTAAATCTTAAGGAAGAAATTAGTCAGCAGGCTAGGGTAATCTGGGACAGCGCCCAAGTTATCGATGATCGTCCAGAGCGCAATAAGCAGCTCAAAAAAGCCCTCAACGAACTGCTTGAGCCCTACGAAGCGCGCGCCTTCGCTCTCGTCCGAGAGGCTTCGAAGCGGGCGATCGGCCTGCGTCATTACGACGTCCAAATTATCGGTGGCGCCGTCTTGCACCAGGGTCAAATAGCTGAGATGAAAACCGGCGAGGGTAAAACCCTGGTTGCAAGTCTAGCTCTCTACCTTAACGCGCTAACTGGCCTCGGAGCGCATCTCGTCACTGTTAACGATTATCTAGCACGACGTGACGCCGGTTGGATTGGGCCGATTTACGACTTCTTGGGCTTAACCGTTGGCGTTATCGGACCGCAGTTCGCTTTGATTTATGACACCAAGTTCACGAGCGAAGAAGATAACGAACGCCTAAAGCACCTTCGACCTTGCGCTAAGCAGGATGCCTACCGGGCTGACATTACTTACGGCACTAATAACGAGTTCGGTTTCGACTACCTACGCGACAACATGGCCCAAGACCCGACACAACTCGCGCAACGCGAATTGGCCTATGCCATTGTCGATGAAGTCGACTCAATCTTAATCGACGAGGCTCGAACGCCGCTTATTATCTCCGCCGCCTCAAGCGAATCGGCTGATCTTTATGCCCAGTTTGCCGTTCATATTAAACAGCTCAAAAAAGACATCGACTACAAGACAGACGAGAAGGCCCGTACTTCTTCCCTTGAACCAAGCGGCATCCACAAGCTCGAACAACTGTTGGGAGTTCCTAATCTTTATGATCCCGAGAATGTTCGCCTTGTTCATCACGCTGACGTCTCGCTAAGAGCCGAGGCGTTATTCGCCAAGAACCGCGATTACGTCGTTAAAGACGGCGAAGTAATAATCGTTGATGAGTTTACTGGTCGGATGTTGCAAGGACGGCGCTATTCGGGCGGACTGCACCAGGCCATTGAGGCTAAAGAAAAAGTTAACATCAAAGAAGAGTCGGTAACGCTGGCGACGATCACTTTTCAGAACCTATTCCGGCTCTACGGCAAGCTGGCCGGTATGACCGGTACAGCCGTTACTGAAGCCGAGGAGTTTTCGAAGATTTACGGCCTGGAAGTCGTCACAATTCCGACACATCGACCTAATCAACGCATCGACCGTGAGGACGCAATTTATAAGTCAGAGGGAGCCAAGTTCAACGCGGTCGCCAAAGACATCCAGGCAATTAACGCTACCGGTCAACCGATTTTAATCGGTACAGTTTCTGTGGCGAAATCAGAGAGGTTGTCACGAATCCTTAAGAACCTTAAGGTGCCTCACACGGTTCTGAACGCTAAGCATCACCAAAAAGAGGGAGAGATTATCGCTCAGGCTGGACGATTGGGCGCCGTGACTGTCGCAACGAACATGGCCGGCCGTGGCGTTGATATTATTCTCGGTGGGGCAGCGCCCGCGAGCACTGCCAGCGACAAAGATATTGAAACCTGGGAGAAGGCGCATCAGGACGTGCTTGAGCTTGGCGGTTTATTTGTTGTCGCCACCGAGCGTCACGAATCACGGCGAATCGACAACCAGCTCCGTGGCCGATCCGGACGTCAAGGCGACCCGGGCGCTTCGCAGTTCTACCTCTCAATGGAGGACGACTTGATGCGAATCTTCGGCGGCGACCGGATGAAGGGCCTAATGGAGCGCCTAAATATGCCTGACGAGGTTGCAATTCATAACAAACTGTTAAGCCGGGCGATAGAGCAAGCGCAAAGCAAAGTGGAGACTCACAACTTTGAGATCCGCAAGCATTTAGTGGAATACGACGACGTCATGAATAAGCACCGCGAAGCAATCTACCGTTCACGCCATCGCGTCTTGCACGCCAAATCCCCCGAGGCCGCGGAGCAGCTTCACGCTTCAATCATGGAGAGCATGTCGCAAGAAGAAGGCGAGGAATACAAGAAAAAAATAAAGGACTGGCAGCCAGAACTGCTTTTCAGTGTCGAGCGCGCCGTAACACTTCGGGCAATTGACGTTCTCTGGGTAGAGCATCTGGGTACGATGGAGGATCTGCGCGAAAGTATTGGCCTCAGAGCGCACGGCCAGCGTGATCCTTTGGTGGAATACAAACAGGAAGCGTACAACTTATTCACTCTGCTACAGCAGAACATCAACAGCCAAATTCGAGAGATGCTACTACACGTCCAGATCGAGCCGCAAGCACCACCGCCAACTGTCGAAACCGGACAGCCGCGAACGGTTTTGAGCGGTCCGGACAAGGGCGAGGATAAGCTCCCGGCCACGAAGAGCGACCTGAAAGTTGGCCGTAACGATCCGTGTCCGTGCGGCGCTGTTAATCCCGAAACGGGGCGGCCGTACAAATACAAAAACTGCGGCCTCGTTAACGCACCGCATCACCGTGGCTAA
- the serS gene encoding serine--tRNA ligase — MLDPEILRTKPELVKASITKRGGNPELVDAFLELDRSWKAALQEAEQLRQERNQLTASKELAQKNSAKLKKLKEKLQKLESKEREVAERRLDALSLVPQILSDEVPVGEGESANIAIRNVGRVRLQTGKTHDELMEALGWLDSATAARTSGARFRFLKRDAALAHMKLMNLALNWAVRNGFTPVIPPVLVRDDLLLKTGFFPVGREDTFKVEEHFLTGTSEPLLVALGSEQTHPVDKLPLRFTGFSTCFRREAGSYGKDTKGMFRQHQFDKVEMVSICRPEESEKEHQRLVSLQEKFVSQFDVPYQMVLVGSGDLETKATKRYDLESYFPGQARYRETHSASNCGDYQARSFNIKVRDKDGEEVYAHTLNATLATERLLLAIIENHQRPDGRIDLPRALRS, encoded by the coding sequence ATGTTAGACCCCGAAATCCTTCGCACAAAACCAGAGCTAGTCAAAGCCTCAATCACTAAACGTGGCGGTAATCCCGAACTTGTTGACGCCTTTCTTGAGCTTGATCGAAGTTGGAAGGCGGCTTTACAAGAAGCCGAGCAGTTACGTCAAGAAAGAAATCAGCTAACCGCCAGCAAAGAATTAGCCCAGAAAAATTCGGCGAAGCTTAAGAAACTCAAAGAAAAATTACAGAAGCTCGAGTCGAAGGAACGGGAAGTGGCCGAGCGCCGACTGGATGCATTATCCCTAGTCCCACAAATTTTATCCGACGAGGTTCCTGTTGGCGAAGGCGAGTCGGCTAATATCGCCATCCGAAACGTCGGGCGAGTACGACTTCAAACCGGCAAGACCCACGACGAATTAATGGAGGCCTTGGGCTGGCTAGATAGCGCTACCGCCGCCCGAACAAGTGGCGCTCGATTCCGTTTCCTCAAACGCGACGCCGCATTAGCTCATATGAAACTTATGAATCTCGCCCTTAACTGGGCCGTACGGAACGGCTTTACGCCCGTTATACCTCCGGTCTTAGTACGTGACGACCTATTACTTAAGACCGGCTTTTTCCCAGTTGGCCGTGAAGACACTTTCAAGGTCGAGGAGCATTTCTTAACTGGAACGAGTGAACCACTTTTAGTAGCGCTCGGTTCAGAGCAAACCCATCCCGTCGATAAACTGCCCCTCCGATTCACCGGATTCTCCACTTGTTTTAGGCGCGAAGCCGGATCCTACGGCAAGGATACTAAAGGGATGTTTCGGCAGCACCAGTTCGATAAGGTAGAGATGGTTTCAATTTGCCGTCCTGAAGAATCGGAGAAAGAGCATCAGCGATTAGTCTCTTTACAAGAAAAATTTGTGTCGCAGTTTGATGTGCCCTACCAGATGGTCTTAGTTGGCAGTGGGGATCTCGAGACAAAAGCGACTAAAAGATACGATCTAGAGTCGTACTTCCCTGGTCAGGCAAGATATCGCGAGACACATTCTGCCAGTAATTGCGGCGACTACCAGGCTCGCTCGTTTAATATCAAGGTTCGCGACAAAGACGGTGAAGAGGTTTACGCTCACACGTTGAACGCCACCTTAGCCACAGAGCGGCTGCTGCTAGCTATAATCGAAAATCACCAGCGGCCGGACGGTAGAATTGATCTGCCACGAGCACTACGTAGCTGA
- a CDS encoding ABC transporter permease, translating into MSSSWETLARVIKLGYNNFWRNRWLTLGATLLMTLTLVMISVSLLMTFMIRDTASAVRSSINLTIYFQVDAVADKDIEQLGKQIGQLPDVLDVTFITKNQALSIFKRLPINQNVKDPINEGFNPLPRSLEIATSDVEQIQSIVAQIEKLDSGKIICGECVSYTKNKDIVDQLISSTRTAQQAGWLLSGFFGLIAIFNVYNIIRLTIGARSDEIEIMRYVGASNSFVRGPFVVEGVLYGLLGTIATSALLPLLSYIITRYRGNSGLTTLGSAFGVLNTDLYQYVMNHFWSLVALQLVVGVVLGILVSVLSVRRYLRA; encoded by the coding sequence ATGTCATCTAGTTGGGAAACCTTGGCACGAGTTATTAAGCTCGGCTATAACAATTTCTGGCGCAACCGCTGGTTAACCCTTGGGGCAACGCTTCTGATGACCTTAACACTGGTAATGATTAGCGTTTCACTCCTAATGACCTTCATGATCCGCGACACCGCCAGCGCTGTTCGTTCATCAATCAACCTAACAATCTATTTCCAGGTTGATGCGGTCGCTGACAAAGATATTGAGCAGCTTGGCAAACAAATTGGCCAGCTTCCAGACGTTCTCGACGTCACGTTTATAACAAAAAATCAGGCACTGTCTATTTTTAAGCGCCTACCAATCAACCAGAACGTCAAAGATCCTATTAACGAAGGATTTAACCCGTTACCACGGAGCCTCGAGATTGCGACTTCAGACGTTGAGCAGATTCAGTCGATAGTGGCGCAGATAGAGAAGCTCGATAGTGGGAAGATAATATGTGGCGAATGCGTATCTTATACGAAAAACAAAGACATTGTTGATCAGCTAATCTCGAGCACTCGCACCGCCCAGCAAGCTGGCTGGTTGCTGAGCGGGTTCTTTGGGCTAATTGCAATTTTCAATGTCTATAACATTATCCGTCTGACGATCGGCGCCCGCTCAGATGAGATCGAGATAATGCGTTACGTTGGCGCTTCTAATTCCTTCGTCCGCGGCCCATTCGTCGTCGAAGGCGTACTCTACGGTCTGCTAGGGACGATCGCTACCTCAGCTCTCCTACCGCTCTTGAGCTATATTATCACTCGCTACCGGGGCAACAGCGGCCTAACCACCCTTGGCAGTGCGTTCGGCGTTCTTAATACCGACCTCTACCAATACGTCATGAACCATTTTTGGAGCCTGGTTGCGTTGCAACTGGTCGTGGGTGTAGTGCTAGGGATTTTAGTTAGCGTACTTTCAGTGCGTCGGTACCTCCGTGCTTGA
- a CDS encoding response regulator, whose protein sequence is MSKKVLLVEDEPLLIDLYEERFKEEDFDLVTAETGEDALKVAEKGNIDLVLLDILLPGINGFEVLRRLKANMETRDVPVIVLTNLGSEQSDKDKQLALSLGAIDYLVKSYHTPDEMVEIIKKRLELS, encoded by the coding sequence ATGAGCAAAAAAGTTTTACTGGTTGAGGATGAGCCGCTGTTAATCGATCTGTACGAGGAACGTTTTAAGGAGGAGGATTTTGATTTAGTTACTGCTGAAACCGGGGAGGACGCACTTAAGGTTGCCGAGAAAGGCAATATCGATTTAGTGCTTCTAGATATCCTTTTGCCTGGTATCAACGGTTTCGAGGTCCTGCGCCGTCTCAAAGCCAACATGGAAACAAGAGATGTGCCGGTAATCGTCCTTACCAACCTGGGCAGTGAACAGTCGGATAAGGACAAGCAGTTGGCTCTATCGCTTGGTGCGATTGACTACCTCGTGAAGTCTTATCACACCCCGGACGAAATGGTGGAGATAATTAAGAAGCGACTGGAACTATCGTAA